The genomic window GCTCACTAAACAACATATTGTATTAAGTTTGTTGCAATCTGTGTGATACCAAAGTGGAAAATGTTGTCTTTGAACAGAGTATTGTGTCCACATTGTGTCTTGGCCAGGTTCAGCGGTGTACTAGACTCTTGTTGATGCATTGAGGCAGGCCAGCAGGGGCCTGTCCAGACTTTTTTCACTGGGGTGACCCAGTTGGTGCACTGACTTATAAAGAGGGTGGCATGATGTATGTGAGCACTGACAcagattcattttattatttaccctttctatcaCCACTTATCATATCTACTTTTAACTGTTTAACTTGCAAACGTACATTTATTGGCAATGCTTTCCTACCAAAACATTACTAGTAAGTTCATTGTAAGTCCGACAGTGTGAAGGGCTATATCAATAAATATGTGACACAAGTAGTCTTTTTGCTACTTGTTTACTCGTCAAAATGGGCCTCTTTAAATTTCCTTTAGTGTTGAATCACTTCGCTCTTAACATCAtcatactttttactttttaaaagacaGGACCTGTAACTCCACACACTCTACACTGAGTCAAATATTCTGTGTCTACATGGCGTACTTGCTGGCTCtacataataaaatatatcGCTGTTTCTTCTCCTCCAAAGAGGTTTTCATGACCCCCCTGGAGGTCATTACCGTGGCGTTCTGCTGCTTTCTTCTACTGACGCTGATCGTGGGAGCAGGCTTTACTTACAAAACCTTTAACAACGAGCAaggtgtgtgcctgtgtgtgagagagaaatcTATTAACTACATTTATACGTTGAATGCTCATGTCGCCACATTTCTTTCACAGCTCAGGCCCGTATTTCTTCATCACAGTGAGTTATGACTTTATCGAGCTTTAGTACGTTTTTTGTCCTGTAACCAAAGTGATGCTGCTCAACAGTGTTTGTACCTTTCAGTGCTGGTCCTGATGTGCCCACAATGTCTGCACCCACATCCCAGTCAGGAGTCAGACAGGATGACAGCCATGATGTTCAGAATCAGGTATACTGTCCTGAAAACACATACTCGTCACTGCAAGCCGTCACGATCACATTAATCtattaaatatttcacatttaccTGTAACACTGTACTTGACAGGCCTATTAGTCTCATATAATGTCTTTAAAAGGAGCTGATGTGAGCTGAAACTCCTGTGACGATCTTTCGGTTTGTGTTGACAAAGCAGTACGGTTATCTCTTTgttgatcttgtcctgtacatgtggtGTTTTCTGAAAAATTCCCTACTGCTGTCTTTTGACAGCGAAATGAATCACTCACTGTGATCTTTGCAGGGCGAAAACGTAAACAAGGGCTGTTTTGCAGCATGCTGTTAATCTCCCTATCTGTCCCCCAACCCAGGGACCGCgccaacacacattaaaaatatctttatagaaataatcaatcttcttCCTGATCTTCTTTTGAAGCTCATATAGAGTTGAGAAGATAATCCTCACAGGAGTTTTGATGTGCAGGGTGTTTAACAGGGTCTGTATTTTCCTAATGGTTTACGGACAGTTTCCAAGAAAGAACTACATAGTATGATGCTACAATGGGGCTAGTTTTAGAGGATGTTAAATAAGAATATGTTTTACAATGACAGGgttctttaaattaaaatctaTTGATCATGTCTGTGTGATAAAAGAAATCATgactgttctctgtctctgtttacaGGCCACAGAGGTCACAGTTTGACTCAGAAGGAGCTGCACTTCATCATTCACATGTATCACCTCGTtctaaaatgtgttaatttaaCATCTGCAGATAGGTGGAAGTAGCTCTGCAGAATGATGCGTCTAATGTAACTTTCATGTGTTCATCATGTTGCTTAGAAGAAACAGGTGAAACATTTAATCAAAGAGTGAGTGATAGATTCTTGGAAAATGTACAgccatggttttttttttcaaataaaaactcaaactaaaaatatgctttatttttttctttatcaaacCAATGAAAAATTGACTTGTAATGTTacagagagggagtgtgtgatATTGAGGTATACTTTGTCACTATCAGCTACTTGCACATGTgtcttaagtgtgtgtgtctatctctCGCCACCAACAGCGCTTCAAACCTCCGTCACATCAAAACGTCTTTAACACACACCGAAGTGTAACTATCTTTACTTTAGGtacacatgtttttcttcaaggATGTTTGCTTCTGTCCTTCTGATCACACTGGGTaagctgatacacaagacatGATACACACTGTGGCACaatttatattttgttatttgaaaCTTCTGATTATGTTTGATGTCTTCCCCTCGCCACAGGGCTGTGCTACTGTAGCCAGGAGAACAGTAAGTCAGTTGCAGTGTTTGAGAGTGTGTTACTGCGTGTATTATTAATTAATATAACCCATTTTGTAGTTAATTAgtctgtctgttgtgtttttgatttgtctGGTTTCCTTTTATTTATAGTTCAGTCATTTTTGGGGCGTCCACAACTGTTTAGCCCACCCGAGGCTCTGCTGAGAAGTGTGGTAGATATTGAATGTAAACTTAACACCTATCCCAAAAATGAATCCATCCTGCTGCAGTTATATAAGTGAGTATTTGTTCACTATAATCCAACCCTTACATCTAACGATATAGTAATCTATATGAACCATTTCCAGGGAGGGGAACCGTGAGAGGCTTTTGGCTGAATACACCGCTCTGGCAGGGGAGACTGCGACCTTTCCCATATTCATCAGACAGTACCATGAGGGAAACCTGGAGTGTGTGGCCAAAGCCCAGAACAACTCCAAGATTGAGCCCACGGTCAGCTACACACGCCACCTGAGAGTTGTTGGTGAGTCTCATATGTACATGGCTTTTTTTATCTGACTCTTAAACTATATCTATCATGTTCTATTGGAACAAAACTCAATGAGTGGTTTGCAAAGTTTGGCTGCAACCGACATGACATCAGTGGGATCATCTACCTTTGCTACAGCCTCATAGCAGCTGTTTGAGGCAAtacttgggaaaaaaaaagattttattgTTAGCTCAAGATGCTAACATGAAacaatagactgtataaagaatgGAGAATAATAATCATAACGTTAtttatagcacttttcaaaaacaagttacagagTTCTTATAATTAAAGCTAGCCaaagagagatatatatatatatataaaaatttATTATTGGTGTTAATGGGACCTCTGAGGCTTTTATagccggcctcaagtggacactcaagaaATTGCATTTTTCTGCACACTTTTAACAACATTTGAGGAGTTTGCGACTTtaaccaaacacaaacatgctaacAATAAGAATTACAGCATGCTGGCATACTTAATAATTTAAGTATTCATTTATAAGAAAAGGAGCATGGTGAGAAtgtctgcaataaaaataaatcatgaactTCATGATGAGAAGAGCTGAActcagtctgtttctgtttctgtcctgtAGTACCGGTGAAAGGCGCACAGGTTTTTGTCGATTCTGGTCACATGGAGTTCTTTGAGGGGAAGATTTTGGAGCTACATTGTAAACTTATTGCAGGAAATCACGTTTCCTACACCTGGCTGCTGAACGGTCAGCCTGTCTCTCAGTCGCCCCATCACAGAGCTGAAGGAGAAAAACTCCTGATCACCAGGTGAGACTGCTTCATTGCTGCTTGTAGTTTGCTATTTGGAAgctgtttaaatatttatcagtttattgGTAGCAAAGCTGAACTGCAGGTAGTAaagtgtatttcttttttagatttatttgtgGGCCTCTTGTGCCTTTATGCAAGTGACAGGAGGGTGGATACAGttagaaatcaaggagagagtgagagtgtggaatgacatgcgacAAAGGATTTGAACCAGAGTGACCCGCCTTGAGGATTATAAGCTCTGTACACAGAGCACACTAATTTACCACAAGGCCACTAGCGCCCCAGGTAGTAAAGAAATTTAAACAGAATGAAACTCTGGATTCAGCTAAACGTCAGCTATAAGTCAGTTGTgaatttttcaaattaaaagctaACAATTGACACTCAAACTACATTTTCAgatgtagctttaaatatgtacgTAGACAGGAAAGATCTTTTGAGCCAGTGTGCATCATGCATCTCCAAAGTTATTATTAGGAGGTTTGGTGAATGAGGTTTGGCCAAGTCATGGACATAGTCTCGGTGACACCCCCCATTGGTTTCTAAAGTCATGTtatgaagcccaatgatggcggttgccatattggaaatgctctCTTCACCAACCTTTAGATCAGTCCATCTACAGCAAAGATGTGGAGCAGAGGAACTACTACAAGCCTGCTTGACAATCAGATCAGCAACAACCCTAATAGTGCATAACTCTTAGCCTTAATATattcaaaacagatgagttaaaaGAAGGCACATGAAATTTTACTGACATAATTATCCATATCACTTTCAGAACAACCTCTCAAGACAGCGGGTCGTACATGTGTGTGGCCACCAACACCTTCAATGGCACAGATGTCTTCACCTCCAACAGCTCTGAAGTCCTGATTACAGTGAAAGGTTGTCAATAAACTCTGAGACTGCATTCTTCTCAGATTTGAGCGTTTTCTTAATAACACTCTGCATCATCCTTCCACAGAAATGGTGTCCCACCCCGACATCTCCTTCAGCGTGTTAAAGGAGGATTCCCACAACTATTCTGCTGTGGTAACCTGTCAGTCAACAAAAGGGACTCTGCCTGTCACCTTTTCACTTTATAACAGGACTGAACTGGTTGCTAATACAACCGTTGGCGAAAGAAATGCAGAATTTAAGGTCCCCTTGGTCTTGGGCCAACATTTGGGATGGCTTCAGTGCCAGGCTAACAATGGAGACGAGATTGCATTCAGTAAACGGATTCCTCTGGAAGTTGGTacgtgaattaaaaaaataaatagtttgtggtaaaaatgactttttcaaTGTCCATGATGTCTTTTGTGATCCAACAGTCCCTGTTGGAGGGCCTGTGACGATGCACTACGACACTGACGTTGGAGAAAACTACGCTGTGATCGGCCTGAGGCTCTACTGCAAGGCTGTAAAGGGAACCCATCCTCTGTACCAATGGTTCCTCAATAAAACCCTCCTACATGACCGAGGAAGCTTTTACTATGTGGTGCACCAGCCTCCAGAGCAGTCCGTTCTTCTGCTCTCTGTGGGGACGAGCAGCGCTGGGACGTACCACTGTGAGGTGTCTGACAGCTTTGATAACGCCACCGCCATTAGCAGCACGAGGAGGTATCTGGTTAAAGAAGTTCTGAATCGTCTCCCCTTCCTGGGTGTGGCCGTTGTCTTTGGAAGTTTTACATTTCTGGTTCTCCTGGTCTCTGTTTGTTGTTGGGTTGGAGTAGTGTTCAGTGAGTTTGCATCATGTCCAGTTTTTATCTGCTGTCACTGCCTCCTCACTGCCACTTTAActttgagttttttctttttctttcagggCGAAGGCAGTTTGGTGAGAAGTCTATGTGAGTCTGTTCTTGGTTAATGTCTGATGCTTTTTGAATAATGACCCGTTTCCTATGAAGCTGCTACTTCCTTTTGTCAGTTGGACTTACTTGATACTTAGTCAGCATTTTTTCTCTTATTGTGCAAGAACAACATGCTGAATGCTAATCCACTATCTGCAATTAAAAGGAGTAATAGCCGTTATTCCAATACAGCAGCTTTAATTCAAAATTTATAAACAGCAACCTTTCAAAATGGTGCACGACAtgttgaaaatggaaaaaaaatgttttgtttgaggtCCAAATAACCAAGTTGAAGATCTTGATTGTCATTTTATGACAGGTCACAATGAGATTTAGATCACTCAACCTTGTTGGTGCATTGAAGTGAATAGACACATGACACTTGCGTACAATATCAAAAACAtttgcacattaaaaaaaacaaaaaaaaacatccacatcaCACCTAGTACATAAATGAATACAAAGTGCCAGAGTTATATTGCAGTAGTAGTAATAAATACATGTTGTAGTAAAAGTGTTGGGGTAATTGGAGGCCTTGATCGAGATTATTTTGGATacaatgacaaaaacagaaagttgATCATTTTGGGAGTATTCTTTGCCATCTTAAGACAACTGACAGTTACTGTGAGATAGACCCACAATGTGAAATGACAGAAGACGTCAAAGCGTCTGAAAACAAGCTCCTTAATGCTGTGTAATAAAAATCCTACATTAAGTAAGAATGGTAAAACTTCCACTTTCAAAATGTCAGAGACATGTCTCCTTAGTTTCACAAAGTGAACAGAGTGCAGTTAAAAGGAAAAAGTGATGCAACACAGTGGTTAAACATGACCCTTTCCCGACTttttggaaacatgttgaaaGCAACAAATCGAACTGGGCTGGGTTTCAACATTTGACATGCTGTAGTTGTACTATTTTCAATGAAATGGggttttcaatgttttgaaaatctttacattgtgtttttatttcaaggtgACATATTATGTTTGACATCAAAAGGGGAAGTAAACCCTTCCCAAGGTGGGTGACAcccccacagctaggtgtttgttctgctctctgagtctgccttctcaccataaacaattgAGCATGATGCGAGAAAGCCCGAACCACCCAAGCTCTCCTGAGGGGCGTGGTCGAACACAGGTCACtagcatttaaagctacagacacagaaacagcctgttctgagcacgGCTGACATAGAGgtgtttataggcatgatcaaatatgATTATATatgatttttaacaagaaacttcacatgttttggggagctctgagacttctttaaactggttgaaaaggagattAATATGTGacattacattttacacaaaatcCGAACTTTTAGGAATTGGCTTTGTATAAATTCTTTGTTCAAATTCAAAGGAAGAATTTAAATAAGTTGAAAGAAACTCTTGCGTTTCAGCTACTTTACAAATTGAGGTCTGTGCTCTCAGTGAACAACATTAGACGATCAAAATATGattcagtggactccttctctcagacTGGATCCAAAGAAAGTACCGGAGCACTTAAGGCAAATTTATTTAGGTGCAAAAGACTAATGTTTCAAGGCATTGCGGCATTTCAGAGTCAAACCTTTTATATGTTCAGTacagtaaaaatgtttcaacCATCCTTTTAAAACTGATCATAACTTTAGTGCACTTAGACTGCATGTTCATCCTCAGGTTGTTAAAGATACATTATCATACACAACACATGACCTCAGTGTTCTCAGTGAAAGATATGTAACATTTTATGATATGGCACTTTACCTCACTTTGAAGAAACTGACTGTCTCAAGACCTTTTTACTGACATTTCCTCCTCTCAGGGCGAGCTTGGAGATGGTGAGAATGAAACCTGCATATGAAGGAGAGCTGGTCAGTTAATATCTTGCTTTCTCAAACTTTCCAAAGCTGTGACAAAAAGCTCAAGTTTCTCTTCTTACAGGATCTGTCAGATTACGATGAGGATGTTGATTTGATGAGGACAGCCAGAGGAGAAGAATTTGATCAGGTGAGATCAAacagatcaatcaatcagtccACAGTCAAACTCTGATGCCTCTGTTCTCTCCAGTGTTTGAGAGGAATAAACATCATGTAATTGATCTATCAGAAACATGTTGCTTGCTTGCTGGTAGTGTGACAAACTTTTAAATTACAATGTGATTCAAGTAGTTGAACTACTaaagctgtgaaaacactgTACAACTGAAAAATGTAAGCTAACGTTGTAGCCTACGACTGCATACTTTACAACGCAAGACCAAAGCTCGCGGGTTTCGTGCTCACACTCCTTGGTCAAGTTTTGTCAGGTCAGAGCATTGACATTTGTCAGTAAATTTTCCTCTGAAAACTCCGACATACAGAGGCTGAAGGTGGATCAATGTGTTTCAgattaatgtatttttgtgttaaaatacaaacattgcCAGAAACGCTCTCGCtttctcacacgcacacacaagagCTCACTAGCAAGTTTAATCATAACAAATGTTCCCCTGCATCTGGATGTCTGCAGCTATATTTCCAGCAAACGATTCTCTTGTGCATAACTTACTTGATAGGAGGGGGAGACTAATCGAACAGGCTGTTGCTAT from Labrus bergylta chromosome 1, fLabBer1.1, whole genome shotgun sequence includes these protein-coding regions:
- the si:dkey-93h22.7 gene encoding Fc receptor-like protein 5, which encodes MFASVLLITLGLCYCSQENIQSFLGRPQLFSPPEALLRSVVDIECKLNTYPKNESILLQLYKEGNRERLLAEYTALAGETATFPIFIRQYHEGNLECVAKAQNNSKIEPTVSYTRHLRVVVPVKGAQVFVDSGHMEFFEGKILELHCKLIAGNHVSYTWLLNGQPVSQSPHHRAEGEKLLITRTTSQDSGSYMCVATNTFNGTDVFTSNSSEVLITVKEMVSHPDISFSVLKEDSHNYSAVVTCQSTKGTLPVTFSLYNRTELVANTTVGERNAEFKVPLVLGQHLGWLQCQANNGDEIAFSKRIPLEVVPVGGPVTMHYDTDVGENYAVIGLRLYCKAVKGTHPLYQWFLNKTLLHDRGSFYYVVHQPPEQSVLLLSVGTSSAGTYHCEVSDSFDNATAISSTRRYLVKEVLNRLPFLGVAVVFGSFTFLVLLVSVCCWVGVVFRRRQFGEKSMASLEMVRMKPAYEGELDLSDYDEDVDLMRTARGEEFDQGAEVSVHEWPQNVRVKKTLEDEAVEES